One part of the Mariniblastus fucicola genome encodes these proteins:
- a CDS encoding glycosyltransferase family 4 protein produces MGIRSENQNGSHPFVVLYDGMIFHRQEAGGINRYFEKLIEHLPGNVRPAITLSKCPTNNFPRSKRLQLFVKGFDLPRPFRKVSRAIRATRLESIQKSLSPDLIHATYYDTLGGFDKISSGPPFVVTVHDMTHEKFPHLLDRNGKHAELKRRAIKQADAIICVSHNTRNDLLEMYPECESRTRVVYHATELGDSLPTDAMPFSDRPYILYVGSRSRYKNFDGLLRAFQIVIARDQELQLRTVGNEFTKKERQRIAELGLTDHVANEGIVDDSQLAQLYRNSLCFVYPSLYEGFGLPLLEAMSCETPVLASNNSCIPEVVRDAALLFDPNSKTDLADALTFLLQNPCVREQLVIEGRMRCSEFSWEKSARQTMQTYQTAISAARIRIGNKLSTDHFSGSILPTQTRWLPPMTKPGTRAGLMTS; encoded by the coding sequence ATGGGAATTAGATCCGAAAACCAAAACGGTTCTCACCCTTTCGTTGTCCTGTACGACGGAATGATTTTTCACCGACAGGAAGCCGGAGGCATCAATCGGTACTTCGAAAAATTGATCGAACATCTTCCTGGGAATGTGCGACCAGCGATCACACTTTCCAAATGCCCGACGAACAATTTCCCCAGAAGCAAACGTCTCCAATTGTTCGTCAAAGGCTTCGATCTACCGCGTCCATTTCGCAAAGTCTCGAGAGCGATTCGCGCGACGCGTCTAGAATCGATTCAAAAGAGTCTCTCGCCAGACTTGATCCACGCAACCTATTACGACACCTTGGGCGGATTTGATAAAATCAGCAGCGGACCGCCATTCGTGGTTACCGTTCACGACATGACCCACGAGAAATTCCCGCACTTGCTTGATCGAAATGGCAAGCATGCGGAACTCAAGCGGCGGGCCATAAAACAAGCGGATGCAATTATCTGCGTGTCTCACAACACCAGAAATGACCTGTTGGAAATGTACCCAGAATGTGAATCGCGTACGAGAGTCGTCTACCATGCGACTGAACTGGGAGACAGTCTGCCCACTGACGCGATGCCCTTTTCTGACCGACCCTACATTCTTTACGTAGGCAGTCGATCACGATACAAAAATTTTGATGGCTTGTTGCGAGCGTTTCAAATCGTCATTGCCCGCGATCAGGAACTTCAACTGCGTACAGTTGGCAATGAATTCACAAAGAAGGAAAGACAACGCATCGCAGAGCTGGGATTGACGGACCATGTCGCTAACGAGGGAATAGTCGATGACAGCCAACTGGCTCAGCTGTACCGAAACAGCCTCTGTTTCGTCTATCCTTCATTGTACGAAGGATTTGGATTGCCGCTGCTGGAAGCGATGAGCTGCGAAACTCCAGTTTTGGCATCCAACAATTCCTGCATCCCGGAAGTAGTTCGGGATGCGGCATTGCTATTTGATCCGAACTCAAAAACGGATCTGGCAGACGCGCTGACTTTCCTTCTCCAGAACCCTTGTGTTCGGGAACAACTCGTCATCGAAGGAAGGATGCGTTGCAGTGAATTCAGCTGGGAAAAATCAGCGCGGCAAACGATGCAAACCTATCAGACTGCGATTTCCGCTGCGAGAATTCGCATTGGCAACAAATTGTCGACAGATCATTTTTCCGGATCGATTTTACCGACTCAAACTCGCTGGTTGCCGCCCATGACGAAGCCGGGAACTCGAGCCGGACTAATGACGTCGTGA
- the ppc gene encoding phosphoenolpyruvate carboxylase, with protein MKNYISSNIRTLGDLLGETIVYQEGQEAFELEEEIRSLAKQWRTGDASAQERLAELMPKLMGNLELTESTLKAFLTYFQLVNLAEEHQRVTVLDKRAEEAYESGQPMDETIAAALETLKQEGVSPQELQTFFHSMEVVPVFTAHPTESKRQTIREILRHVTNLLAGINRQGILSTERARLRELLHDYITLLWQSAETRHRKPTVMDEVRNTGLYFFEHTLFDLVPRIYEELEQALNDVWPDEEFDVPSFLSYGTWIGGDRDGNPFVTVDTTVDALKAQQELVLTLYLHEIDALYELFSCSKSRTGVGESLMDSIDSDRELLDPSEYETIDRFKDEPYRQKLVMMFRRLRATREHSESAWKGDPISPRAYPNVDAFREDLETIRQSLLDNKGWRLARGRLERLIRATQVFGFHLASMDIRQHAKTHRSAMDDLLNSLGFCEKYSQLDEAARIETLTKFAADDSDHSANADQRKVGTAKLLDLFATVKLAHQAIGEQSITTYIISMTEGVSNLLEILVFAKDAGLLGKIDIVPLFETVDDLMAAPEIMKALFANPAYAEHLKLRGNKQQIMIGYSDSNKDGGFMRANWMLFTAQRNMAQACAECDVRMTLFHGRGGSLGRGGGPTNRAILAQPTESVRGRIRITEQGEVVSSRYSVPAIARRHLEQVLHAVLCSTGSRPEFDDIDNWSEAMDELSSVAWKKYRGLIDHPDFLSYFQTATPIDQIDRLNIGSRPSHRRVTRTLDDLRAIPWVFAWTQSRANVPSWYGIGTAFSQWLGDDSDGSRLAMLQSMHKDWPFFRTMLANVHLGMGRADMEIAGMYAELADPKVGDAIFGDIKAEFELSREMLLKVTGTKEILETEPWLQHSIKVRNPYVDPMNYIQVALLKEIRSNPDQADLEQLQRSIVLSINGIAAGLQNVG; from the coding sequence ATGAAGAACTACATCAGCTCCAACATTCGCACGCTCGGAGACCTCCTCGGTGAAACGATCGTTTACCAAGAAGGCCAGGAAGCTTTCGAACTCGAAGAAGAAATTCGGTCGCTCGCCAAGCAATGGCGAACTGGCGACGCGTCGGCTCAGGAACGGCTGGCGGAGCTGATGCCCAAGCTGATGGGTAATCTGGAATTGACTGAGTCCACCTTGAAGGCGTTCCTGACGTATTTTCAGTTGGTCAATCTCGCCGAAGAACATCAACGCGTCACGGTGTTGGACAAGCGCGCCGAGGAAGCCTACGAGTCCGGACAGCCGATGGACGAAACGATTGCCGCGGCGCTGGAAACGCTCAAGCAGGAAGGCGTTTCGCCGCAAGAATTGCAGACGTTTTTCCACAGCATGGAAGTCGTCCCCGTCTTCACGGCACATCCGACCGAATCGAAGCGACAAACGATCCGCGAGATCCTGCGGCACGTCACCAATCTGCTGGCTGGCATCAATCGCCAGGGCATTCTGTCGACCGAACGAGCCCGACTGCGCGAACTGTTGCACGACTACATTACGCTGCTGTGGCAGTCCGCCGAAACGCGGCACCGCAAGCCGACGGTGATGGATGAAGTCCGCAACACGGGACTGTACTTTTTCGAGCACACGCTCTTCGATCTGGTGCCCCGAATCTATGAAGAGCTTGAACAGGCGCTCAACGATGTCTGGCCGGACGAAGAATTTGATGTGCCGAGCTTCCTGAGCTACGGCACGTGGATCGGAGGAGACCGTGATGGCAATCCGTTCGTGACCGTCGACACAACGGTCGATGCGTTGAAGGCTCAGCAAGAACTCGTGCTGACGCTTTATCTTCACGAGATCGATGCCCTGTATGAACTATTTAGCTGCAGCAAGTCGCGAACGGGGGTTGGCGAGTCGCTGATGGACAGCATCGATTCTGATCGCGAATTGCTGGATCCGTCAGAGTACGAAACGATCGATCGTTTCAAAGATGAGCCCTATCGTCAAAAACTGGTGATGATGTTTCGACGCTTGCGGGCCACGCGTGAGCATTCTGAATCAGCTTGGAAGGGCGATCCGATTTCACCCCGGGCGTATCCAAATGTCGACGCGTTTCGCGAGGATCTGGAAACGATTCGCCAAAGTTTGCTGGACAACAAGGGCTGGCGATTGGCTCGCGGGCGATTGGAGCGGCTGATTCGTGCCACGCAGGTTTTCGGTTTTCACCTGGCGTCGATGGACATCAGGCAGCACGCCAAAACGCATCGCTCGGCAATGGACGACTTGCTGAATTCGCTTGGCTTTTGCGAAAAGTATTCGCAGCTCGATGAGGCGGCCCGGATCGAAACGCTTACCAAGTTTGCAGCCGACGATTCCGATCATTCGGCTAACGCGGATCAGCGGAAGGTTGGCACGGCGAAACTTCTGGATCTGTTCGCGACGGTCAAGCTTGCTCATCAGGCGATCGGGGAACAGAGCATCACGACATACATCATCAGCATGACTGAGGGCGTCAGTAACCTGCTGGAGATTCTGGTTTTCGCCAAAGACGCCGGCCTGCTGGGCAAGATCGATATCGTGCCGCTATTCGAAACGGTTGACGATTTGATGGCCGCGCCGGAAATTATGAAGGCCCTGTTTGCAAATCCTGCCTATGCGGAGCACCTCAAACTTCGCGGCAACAAACAGCAGATCATGATCGGCTACAGCGACAGCAACAAGGACGGCGGCTTCATGCGAGCCAACTGGATGCTGTTCACGGCTCAGCGAAACATGGCTCAGGCTTGTGCCGAATGCGATGTACGCATGACGCTATTTCACGGTCGCGGCGGTTCGCTCGGTCGCGGCGGCGGTCCGACCAATCGTGCGATTCTGGCTCAACCAACCGAATCTGTTCGCGGTCGAATTCGCATCACCGAACAGGGCGAAGTCGTCAGTTCGCGCTACAGCGTTCCGGCGATCGCCCGACGACACCTCGAACAGGTGCTGCACGCGGTGCTTTGTTCGACCGGTTCGCGTCCTGAGTTTGACGATATCGACAATTGGTCCGAAGCGATGGATGAACTCAGTTCGGTCGCGTGGAAAAAGTATCGCGGCTTGATCGACCATCCTGATTTTCTGAGCTATTTCCAGACCGCGACGCCGATCGATCAGATCGACAGGTTGAACATCGGCTCTCGTCCTTCTCACCGCCGCGTGACAAGAACGTTGGACGATTTGAGAGCCATTCCCTGGGTGTTTGCCTGGACGCAGTCACGTGCCAACGTGCCGTCATGGTACGGGATCGGAACCGCGTTTTCGCAGTGGCTGGGTGACGATTCGGACGGCTCGCGTTTGGCGATGCTGCAATCAATGCACAAGGATTGGCCCTTCTTCCGCACAATGTTGGCGAATGTCCATCTTGGCATGGGCCGAGCGGATATGGAGATCGCGGGTATGTACGCCGAACTTGCGGATCCGAAAGTCGGTGATGCGATCTTTGGCGACATCAAAGCCGAGTTTGAACTCAGCCGCGAAATGCTGCTGAAGGTCACGGGGACGAAAGAGATACTGGAAACGGAGCCGTGGTTGCAGCACAGTATCAAAGTCCGCAATCCGTACGTCGATCCGATGAACTATATTCAGGTCGCGTTGCTCAAAGAGATCCGCAGTAATCCGGATCAAGCCGATCTCGAGCAGCTACAGCGTTCGATCGTGTTGTCGATCAACGGAATCGCAGCCGGTTTGCAGAACGTCGGCTAA
- the xseB gene encoding exodeoxyribonuclease VII small subunit, protein MAKKKSSKKKAATKDAVAFEASLEALKEILSDLEEGNLPLGESLEKYEAGVKHLRHCHDSLNEAKTRIELLEKIDKHGQAVTKPFDHSATVEETEVSDEEADSLQEELDEAAEDDADWDGGLF, encoded by the coding sequence ATGGCGAAAAAGAAATCATCGAAAAAGAAAGCGGCAACGAAGGACGCGGTCGCGTTTGAGGCTTCGTTGGAAGCATTGAAGGAAATTTTGTCCGACCTTGAGGAGGGCAATCTGCCGCTTGGTGAGTCGCTGGAAAAATATGAAGCCGGCGTGAAGCATCTTCGCCATTGCCATGATTCTCTCAACGAGGCCAAGACGCGTATCGAGTTGCTGGAGAAGATCGACAAGCACGGCCAAGCGGTAACCAAGCCGTTTGACCATTCGGCGACCGTTGAAGAGACAGAGGTTTCGGACGAAGAAGCCGATTCGTTGCAGGAGGAATTGGACGAGGCCGCGGAAGACGATGCCGATTGGGATGGTGGCTTGTTTTAG
- a CDS encoding M28 family peptidase: MRVISSTSIKPSSASPNVQPLLDRVDPVWLRDVVEAISKPRQWTAQREQNRETANYIETQLGDLGYNTFRQSPFDNIVTEFNRDKPVTIIGAHYDSVPQTPGADDNASAVAAMLGCAKAVAELSLPVCFVAFNLEEEGLEGSRSFVNDFIKKEDIDVDVCHVLEMVGYCDHTEGSQRLPKGLPVKLARSAGDFLAIIANRNSNHLLDSTVQTASTYASDLPVLGLKVFMGMEKIFKDLRRSDHAPFWDAGYPAFMWTDTSEFRNPHYHQPSDTPETLDYEFLAKVVKLLVAEVASKELSPQR, translated from the coding sequence ATGCGAGTCATCTCTTCCACATCGATCAAACCATCTTCGGCCAGTCCGAACGTTCAGCCGTTGCTCGATCGCGTCGATCCAGTTTGGCTGCGAGACGTTGTGGAAGCAATCTCAAAGCCACGGCAATGGACGGCTCAGCGAGAACAGAATCGCGAAACAGCCAACTACATCGAAACCCAGCTTGGCGACTTGGGCTACAACACGTTTCGCCAGAGTCCGTTCGACAACATCGTTACGGAATTCAATCGTGACAAACCCGTCACTATCATCGGGGCTCACTACGATAGCGTGCCGCAAACTCCGGGAGCCGACGACAATGCGAGTGCCGTGGCGGCGATGCTGGGCTGCGCGAAGGCCGTCGCGGAATTGAGTTTGCCAGTTTGCTTTGTGGCTTTCAATCTCGAAGAAGAAGGCCTCGAAGGCAGCCGTTCTTTCGTGAACGACTTTATCAAGAAAGAAGACATCGACGTCGACGTCTGTCATGTTTTGGAAATGGTGGGCTATTGCGATCACACAGAAGGTTCGCAAAGACTACCCAAAGGCCTACCCGTGAAACTGGCCCGATCCGCTGGCGACTTTCTGGCGATCATCGCCAATCGAAACTCCAACCATCTTCTGGACAGCACGGTTCAAACGGCGTCGACCTACGCGAGTGACCTGCCAGTGTTAGGGCTGAAAGTTTTCATGGGTATGGAGAAGATTTTCAAAGACCTGCGACGCTCTGATCATGCTCCGTTTTGGGACGCGGGCTACCCGGCGTTTATGTGGACCGACACGTCAGAGTTCCGCAATCCGCACTACCACCAACCAAGCGACACGCCGGAGACGCTGGACTACGAATTTCTGGCGAAGGTAGTGAAGCTTTTGGTCGCTGAAGTTGCTTCGAAAGAGTTGTCGCCGCAGCGTTGA
- a CDS encoding adenosylmethionine--8-amino-7-oxononanoate transaminase, whose amino-acid sequence MNRDSDAPKPEFRLPHSLWRPYCQMKTASPPIEVESTNGVTLRLKDGRELIDGISSWWTACHGYNHPKIVEAIVSQAQTMPHVMLGGIVHDQAIRLADRLAPCLEGDGNRVFLSDSGSVAVEVAMKMAMQHWANRSPNGKTSRNKFVSFQNAYHGDTTGAMSVCDPDDSMHANFKGFLLDQFPQPIPETDEQEASFDLFVEQRKDQLAAVIIEPLIQMAAGMRFHSASALQRIERVCRKHDVLLIADEVATGFGRTGTMFGYQQAEIAPDIMCVGKGLTGCSVGLAATIATAKVYVPFHSERWEAALMHGPTFMGNPIACAAANASLDLFETEPRLEQVAAIERTLRDRLEPLAECDDVNSVHCLGAVGAVRMKDEVNVSKAVSGFVEQGVWIRPIRDTIYLAPAFTISHAQLGKLCDSVVQSVSRVGAV is encoded by the coding sequence ATGAATCGCGACTCTGACGCTCCGAAACCCGAATTCCGACTTCCGCATTCCCTCTGGCGCCCCTATTGCCAGATGAAAACGGCCTCGCCGCCGATCGAAGTCGAATCGACAAACGGCGTCACGCTACGGCTAAAGGATGGCCGAGAATTGATCGACGGCATTTCGTCATGGTGGACTGCCTGTCACGGATACAACCACCCAAAGATTGTTGAGGCGATCGTCTCGCAAGCTCAAACGATGCCGCACGTGATGCTGGGCGGAATCGTGCACGACCAGGCGATCCGCCTGGCCGATCGGCTTGCTCCATGTCTTGAGGGTGATGGCAATCGTGTCTTCTTGAGCGACTCAGGTTCGGTGGCTGTTGAAGTCGCGATGAAGATGGCGATGCAACACTGGGCCAACCGGTCGCCAAACGGGAAGACGTCTCGCAACAAGTTCGTTAGTTTTCAAAACGCATATCATGGCGACACAACGGGTGCGATGAGCGTTTGCGATCCGGACGACAGCATGCATGCGAACTTCAAAGGATTTCTGTTGGACCAATTCCCGCAACCGATTCCGGAAACGGACGAACAGGAAGCGAGTTTTGACTTGTTCGTTGAGCAGCGAAAGGATCAGCTGGCCGCAGTCATTATCGAGCCATTGATCCAGATGGCGGCAGGCATGCGATTCCATTCAGCTTCGGCGCTCCAACGAATTGAGCGCGTTTGTCGCAAGCACGATGTGCTTTTGATCGCAGACGAAGTCGCCACCGGGTTTGGCCGGACCGGAACGATGTTCGGGTACCAACAGGCCGAGATTGCTCCGGACATTATGTGCGTCGGCAAGGGGCTAACCGGTTGTAGCGTTGGGCTGGCGGCCACGATCGCAACGGCCAAAGTTTACGTGCCATTTCATTCGGAACGTTGGGAGGCGGCGCTGATGCATGGTCCAACTTTCATGGGAAATCCGATCGCTTGTGCTGCTGCGAATGCATCGCTGGACTTGTTCGAGACCGAGCCTCGATTGGAACAGGTTGCTGCGATTGAAAGAACATTGCGTGATCGACTCGAGCCGCTGGCTGAATGCGACGACGTCAACTCGGTCCATTGTCTCGGCGCTGTCGGAGCCGTGCGGATGAAGGATGAGGTGAACGTTTCAAAAGCCGTTTCCGGGTTCGTCGAACAGGGAGTTTGGATTCGTCCTATCCGCGATACGATCTATTTGGCGCCTGCGTTTACGATTTCCCACGCCCAGCTGGGCAAGCTATGCGACTCAGTGGTTCAGTCGGTTTCCCGCGTCGGTGCTGTTTAA
- a CDS encoding paraquat-inducible protein A → MLKACHCCGLIHEIPQLESEQAAACTRCGSQFTEPACRDISASRTAAAAIGAFLLFWPAILLPILRIDQLGLTHQSSILGGTIELFHHGNWFVGAVVLLFSVIFPLTKIVLLIELSWLELLHRKHKAFTLRMMEHLGKWSMMDVMLLAFLVMLVKLGDMVEFHFGPAIVAFTFCVAMSMLASLSFDPHAIWED, encoded by the coding sequence ATGCTCAAAGCCTGCCATTGCTGTGGACTGATCCACGAAATCCCTCAGCTAGAATCTGAACAGGCCGCGGCGTGCACGCGCTGCGGAAGCCAGTTTACCGAACCGGCGTGCCGTGACATTTCGGCGAGCCGGACTGCGGCGGCAGCGATCGGAGCCTTCTTGCTGTTTTGGCCAGCGATCCTGTTACCAATTTTGCGTATCGATCAGCTTGGGCTGACGCACCAAAGCAGTATCCTTGGGGGCACGATTGAACTGTTCCATCATGGCAACTGGTTCGTCGGAGCCGTCGTGCTTTTGTTTTCAGTCATCTTTCCACTGACAAAAATTGTGTTGCTGATCGAGCTAAGCTGGTTGGAACTTTTGCATCGCAAGCACAAAGCTTTCACGCTTCGCATGATGGAACATCTGGGCAAGTGGAGCATGATGGATGTGATGTTGTTGGCGTTTTTGGTGATGCTGGTAAAACTTGGCGACATGGTCGAGTTTCATTTCGGACCTGCGATCGTTGCGTTTACTTTTTGTGTCGCGATGAGCATGTTGGCGTCGTTGAGTTTTGATCCGCACGCGATTTGGGAAGATTGA
- a CDS encoding MlaD family protein, whose amino-acid sequence MNNPPVADIRPRSSKMHQLFGGSRLWLLTLLCLLIAGGLIWWSMPQRGTTIHIQFPEGHGLKTEDTVRYRGIEVGTVESVHLDDSLDGVEVEVLLKPSAEQLAKEGTRFWVVRPELSLTRISGLETAIGHKYIGVSPNPMADSENRQTTHRFQGLANVPVDTLSDSGVELILRGDKRYSVSKGSNVTFRGVEIGTVLDVALSQESRHVDVRVRIFDQHATLLTSESKFWASSGLDLDFQFGFNGGFNLDTESLETLARGGVSMITTGQGKSVSPGDIFTLHASAEDDWFKSAEKFETTNIALRGAVPIRSSWESSGYFGRSIKTAQCNGIAIINGGEQFIWFPADVMSNSKKIGFNLAVGDIESVGLGSIRSVKDSLVVRMESKARIDAFDASKDFISPVKPMDGLVVRQSAEQDVRFHLSIEKSSIKPDEDNENLWDVIDFNGDRNVWHGAPVVSAADGKLMGILLIESRKTKILTVNGLAN is encoded by the coding sequence ATGAACAACCCACCTGTTGCCGACATTCGCCCGAGATCCTCCAAGATGCACCAGCTGTTCGGCGGTTCACGTCTGTGGCTGCTGACGCTATTATGCCTGTTGATTGCCGGCGGACTGATCTGGTGGTCAATGCCGCAGCGCGGGACGACAATCCACATTCAATTCCCGGAAGGCCACGGCCTGAAAACGGAAGACACGGTTCGCTATCGAGGCATCGAAGTCGGCACGGTTGAGTCCGTTCATCTGGACGATTCGCTTGACGGCGTCGAAGTCGAAGTGTTACTTAAACCATCCGCAGAACAACTGGCAAAGGAAGGAACCCGATTTTGGGTCGTGCGACCGGAGCTTAGTTTGACTCGCATTTCCGGCCTCGAAACGGCGATCGGCCACAAGTACATTGGCGTTTCGCCGAATCCGATGGCGGACAGCGAGAACCGACAGACGACGCACCGGTTCCAGGGACTTGCAAACGTTCCAGTCGATACGCTTTCGGATTCCGGAGTCGAACTAATTCTCCGCGGCGACAAACGATACAGCGTCAGCAAAGGTTCCAACGTTACGTTCCGCGGAGTCGAGATCGGGACGGTGCTCGACGTTGCACTTTCTCAGGAATCCCGACATGTCGATGTCCGCGTGCGAATTTTTGATCAACACGCCACGCTGCTGACCTCTGAATCGAAGTTCTGGGCAAGTTCTGGTCTGGACCTCGACTTTCAGTTTGGATTCAACGGCGGTTTCAATCTGGACACCGAATCGCTGGAGACGCTGGCTCGCGGCGGCGTTTCAATGATCACGACGGGGCAGGGCAAGTCGGTCTCGCCTGGTGACATATTCACTTTGCACGCGTCTGCCGAAGACGATTGGTTCAAGAGCGCGGAAAAATTCGAAACCACAAATATCGCGTTACGCGGAGCAGTACCAATCAGGTCATCATGGGAGTCGTCGGGCTATTTTGGACGTTCCATTAAAACAGCTCAGTGCAACGGCATCGCGATCATCAACGGAGGCGAGCAGTTTATCTGGTTCCCGGCCGACGTAATGAGCAACTCGAAAAAGATTGGCTTTAATCTTGCTGTTGGAGACATCGAATCCGTTGGACTTGGGAGCATCCGCTCCGTCAAGGATTCACTGGTCGTGCGAATGGAATCAAAAGCCAGGATCGATGCTTTCGACGCGAGCAAAGACTTCATCTCCCCAGTGAAACCGATGGACGGCCTTGTGGTTCGCCAGTCGGCAGAACAGGACGTTCGCTTTCATCTCTCGATCGAGAAAAGTTCGATCAAGCCGGATGAAGACAACGAAAACCTGTGGGACGTGATCGATTTTAATGGCGATCGCAACGTCTGGCACGGCGCACCGGTAGTTTCTGCAGCCGACGGAAAATTGATGGGGATCCTGTTGATCGAGTCTCGCAAAACGAAGATCCTGACGGTCAACGGACTGGCGAACTAG
- a CDS encoding putative RNA methyltransferase, producing MIELRCTVRNCKQPLEPGDSSLRCASGHNFDRAKEGYWNLTQPQDKKSSNPGDSDEAVLARRRWLERGLAAGLVESLREWTSTSSAAQNVLDLGCGEGSFGPALFPHAASSYCGIDLSRRAIKLAARGWPEATWVLANADRGLPIADGCIQQVVSLFGRRPVSEIERVLSVDGVCVVAIPGEEDLIELREQTQKSGHRRSRWEMVAEEMKAANLVLSQHKKWTQHVELKSDEIADALAMTYRAVRNSQQSRLKGVEQMNVTLAADLLLFCRGK from the coding sequence ATGATTGAACTTCGATGCACCGTCAGAAACTGCAAACAGCCTCTTGAGCCAGGCGATTCGTCGTTGCGCTGTGCCAGCGGACACAATTTTGATCGCGCCAAAGAAGGCTACTGGAATCTGACTCAGCCTCAGGACAAAAAGTCCTCCAACCCAGGCGATTCCGACGAGGCTGTCCTCGCGCGTCGCCGCTGGCTCGAACGAGGTCTCGCGGCGGGGCTGGTTGAGAGTCTGCGGGAGTGGACTTCGACTTCGTCTGCAGCGCAGAATGTTCTCGATCTTGGTTGCGGCGAAGGTAGCTTTGGGCCGGCACTGTTCCCACACGCAGCATCCAGCTATTGCGGCATCGATCTCTCTCGCCGCGCGATCAAACTGGCGGCGCGTGGCTGGCCGGAGGCAACGTGGGTGCTGGCGAACGCCGATCGCGGACTGCCGATAGCCGATGGATGCATTCAGCAAGTTGTTTCACTTTTTGGACGACGACCCGTCAGTGAAATTGAACGCGTTTTGAGCGTTGATGGCGTTTGTGTTGTCGCCATTCCGGGCGAAGAAGATCTGATTGAGCTTCGGGAGCAAACTCAGAAATCCGGTCATCGCCGCAGTCGTTGGGAAATGGTTGCGGAAGAGATGAAAGCCGCGAACCTTGTGCTTTCTCAACACAAAAAATGGACTCAGCACGTCGAACTCAAATCCGACGAAATTGCCGACGCGCTCGCAATGACTTATCGAGCCGTGCGGAACTCGCAGCAGAGTCGCTTGAAGGGCGTCGAGCAAATGAACGTGACGTTGGCTGCGGACCTGTTGCTATTTTGCCGCGGCAAATAG
- a CDS encoding winged helix-turn-helix domain-containing protein gives MSESLSIEQARKLVLLSQKLPTARQSGAAAKATLSAIEHLGYIQIDAISVIERAHHHTLWNRNPRYKSAHLDQLLADKQVFEYWSHAAAYLPMRDYRFSLVRKQALSTGKMKHWFTVDEAMMKMVLKRIESEGPLMARDFEHKGDKIGEWKTRPAKRALEVLFMQGDLMVPRRSNFHKVYDLTERVLPDNVDTTPPEPEEYARYLIWRYLRANGLGRPAEMAYLLKNTKPLVATTLEDMVSSGELQTVRVDGDSYYAMPESLKLLSKPLARSKLKILSPFDNLVIQRKRMQALFGFDYLIECYVPEAKRKYGYFCLPILWDGMLVARMDCKVDRDNALLLIQNLALESSVSGNEAFLGAFEKELQRFLKFNNCEDFRLLKTSPAKVKRIVQKRRQQN, from the coding sequence ATGTCTGAATCACTTTCTATCGAACAAGCCAGGAAACTGGTTTTGCTTTCACAAAAGCTCCCAACGGCCAGGCAATCCGGTGCGGCAGCGAAGGCAACGCTTTCCGCGATCGAACATTTGGGCTACATCCAAATCGACGCGATCTCAGTCATCGAACGGGCTCACCATCACACGCTTTGGAATCGCAATCCGCGATACAAATCTGCTCATTTGGATCAACTGCTGGCCGACAAGCAGGTTTTTGAATACTGGTCGCATGCTGCAGCCTACCTTCCGATGCGCGACTATCGGTTCAGCCTTGTTCGCAAGCAGGCACTCTCGACCGGGAAGATGAAGCATTGGTTCACGGTCGATGAAGCGATGATGAAGATGGTGCTGAAACGAATCGAATCTGAAGGTCCTTTGATGGCCAGAGATTTTGAGCACAAGGGCGATAAGATTGGCGAATGGAAAACCAGACCCGCAAAGCGTGCTCTTGAGGTCCTGTTCATGCAGGGCGATTTGATGGTGCCGCGACGAAGCAACTTTCACAAGGTCTACGACCTGACCGAACGCGTGTTGCCGGACAACGTTGATACGACGCCGCCGGAACCGGAAGAGTACGCTCGGTATTTGATCTGGCGATATTTGCGAGCAAACGGATTGGGGCGACCAGCCGAAATGGCGTACTTGCTCAAGAACACAAAACCTCTCGTTGCAACGACGCTGGAGGATATGGTTTCAAGCGGTGAGCTGCAGACCGTTCGTGTCGATGGCGATTCGTACTACGCGATGCCCGAATCGTTGAAGCTGCTGAGCAAGCCGTTGGCCCGCAGCAAGCTCAAAATCCTGTCACCTTTCGACAATCTCGTAATCCAACGCAAGCGAATGCAGGCTCTGTTCGGGTTCGACTATCTGATTGAGTGCTATGTGCCGGAAGCCAAACGGAAGTACGGGTATTTTTGTTTGCCGATTCTGTGGGACGGAATGTTGGTCGCCAGAATGGATTGCAAAGTGGATCGAGATAATGCTTTGTTGCTAATCCAAAATCTTGCGTTGGAGTCTTCGGTTTCAGGCAATGAAGCGTTTCTCGGTGCGTTCGAAAAAGAGCTGCAGCGTTTCCTCAAGTTTAACAACTGCGAAGATTTTCGCTTGCTCAAGACGTCGCCGGCGAAGGTGAAGCGGATTGTTCAGAAACGGCGTCAGCAGAACTGA